One genomic segment of Streptomyces sp. TLI_146 includes these proteins:
- a CDS encoding alpha/beta hydrolase, which yields MSDPVPFAVPTRFDGGRDRVAVVVPGVGYSPARPLLHFARSVLLQHGWTVQELWWQIPDGFAQFTVDDRIAWVEQRVTEAIEAEAGACQLVVGKSLGSLACGITADRNIPAAWLTPVLTSDHVAAALRRAMEPTLLIGGSADKLWDSRMAASLRHDVLEVPSANHGLELADDAAGSVEVLRQVVSRLDRFIGSLSR from the coding sequence ATGTCTGATCCCGTACCCTTCGCCGTGCCCACCCGTTTCGACGGAGGCCGAGACCGTGTCGCAGTTGTCGTTCCAGGCGTCGGCTACTCGCCTGCCCGGCCGCTGCTGCACTTCGCCCGGAGCGTCCTGCTCCAGCACGGCTGGACGGTCCAGGAGCTGTGGTGGCAGATCCCCGATGGGTTCGCGCAGTTCACGGTGGACGACCGGATCGCATGGGTGGAGCAGCGGGTCACCGAGGCCATCGAAGCCGAGGCAGGGGCTTGTCAGCTCGTCGTCGGCAAGTCCCTGGGCTCCCTCGCCTGCGGCATCACAGCTGACAGGAACATTCCGGCAGCCTGGCTCACCCCTGTCCTGACCAGCGACCACGTTGCCGCGGCTCTCCGGCGAGCCATGGAGCCGACCCTCCTCATCGGCGGAAGCGCCGACAAGCTCTGGGATTCACGAATGGCTGCGTCCCTGCGACACGACGTCCTGGAAGTGCCCTCGGCGAACCATGGCCTGGAGCTTGCGGACGATGCCGCAGGATCGGTCGAGGTCCTGCGGCAAGTAGTCTCTCGGCTGGACCGCTTCATCGGCTCGCTCAGCCGATGA
- a CDS encoding transposase, with the protein MPQREVNHDVSGSRTRQRSTVRTPLRGTARDNPAHTGVAGHTGHNSQRHRGSLVDEPLVLECDFVVPRHVARVVGVFLAYATSRGRALIDRRLCLPEYSWCPCPERRQAAGIPEEEQFAPKSRPAWETIAAPSGSL; encoded by the coding sequence ATGCCGCAACGAGAGGTGAACCACGATGTCTCAGGCTCCCGTACGCGCCAACGCTCCACAGTTCGAACTCCGCTGCGGGGGACTGCACGTGACAATCCAGCGCATACCGGTGTGGCTGGTCACACTGGCCACAACAGTCAGCGCCACAGGGGCAGCCTGGTGGACGAGCCGCTAGTACTTGAGTGTGACTTCGTAGTTCCACGTCACGTCGCGCGTGTGGTCGGTGTCTTCCTCGCCTACGCAACCAGCCGGGGGCGGGCACTGATCGACCGTCGGCTCTGCCTGCCTGAGTATTCCTGGTGCCCTTGTCCCGAGCGGCGCCAGGCTGCCGGGATACCCGAAGAGGAGCAGTTCGCGCCCAAGTCTCGCCCGGCCTGGGAGACGATCGCCGCGCCGTCTGGGAGCTTGTGA
- a CDS encoding CHAT domain-containing protein, whose translation MPVAHSMATGLVAAGIPAVMGWDGSVSDRAATRFAERLYRQLSRRVEVAEAVADARRHLPACSDERQRAEWHLARLWLGSAGGGPLVAGTLKRQMVPPHHVTKRFLDRKHQLPVAAAENSSAAARKWRAATSASASSSASSSASSSARDATIARRRRRSRATAAPLVVRNSRSRGVRCVAESGAANASRAASSRPPRSRAPWSRTCSRHAWAASVSCRCRRSRAAPR comes from the coding sequence ATGCCGGTGGCGCACTCGATGGCCACCGGGCTGGTGGCCGCCGGGATTCCCGCGGTCATGGGCTGGGACGGCTCGGTCAGCGACCGGGCCGCCACCCGTTTCGCCGAACGCCTGTACCGGCAGCTCAGCCGCCGGGTCGAGGTGGCCGAGGCAGTCGCCGACGCCCGCCGCCATCTGCCGGCCTGTTCCGATGAGCGCCAGCGCGCCGAATGGCACCTTGCGCGGCTGTGGCTGGGGTCGGCTGGTGGCGGCCCGCTGGTCGCGGGAACCCTCAAACGGCAGATGGTGCCCCCGCACCATGTGACCAAGAGGTTCCTGGACCGCAAGCACCAACTACCGGTCGCGGCGGCGGAAAATTCGTCGGCCGCCGCCAGGAAATGGAGGGCCGCCACCAGCGCCAGCGCCAGCAGCAGTGCCAGCAGCAGTGCCAGCAGCAGTGCCAGGGACGCCACCATCGCCCGGCGCCGCCGGCGTTCACGGGCCACCGCGGCACCGCTGGTGGTGAGGAACTCCCGCTCCAGGGGCGTGAGATGCGTGGCCGAATCCGGGGCGGCGAACGCGTCGCGGGCCGCCTCCAGCCGGCCGCCCCGCAGCAGAGCTCCCTGGTCCCGGACTTGTTCCCGCCATGCCTGGGCGGCGTCGGTGAGCTGCCGGTGCAGGCGCAGCCGGGCGGCCCCACGCTAG
- a CDS encoding pirin family protein, whose product MSDMDVEVLTARDVPLGGPRAMTVRRTLPQRARTLIGAWCFADHYGPDHVADTGGMDVAPHPHTGLQTVSWLFSGEIEHRDSLGSHAFVRPGELNLMTGGHGIAHTEVSTPDTTVLHGVQLWVALPGEHRHAPRDFQHHAPKTLRVAGADIRVFLGTLAGDTSPVRTYTPLLGAEIVLDAGVTVTLDVDPDFEHGLLVDQGDIRLDGSPLRPAELGYTGPGRTRLTLANAADRPARAILLGGPPFDEEIVMWWNFIGRSHQDIVEAREAWEHSSDRFGSVDGYPGDRLPAPALPNAVIAPRKNPSRQ is encoded by the coding sequence ATGAGTGACATGGACGTCGAGGTCCTCACCGCCCGCGACGTGCCGCTGGGCGGACCGCGAGCGATGACCGTACGCAGGACCCTGCCGCAGCGGGCGCGGACCCTCATAGGCGCCTGGTGCTTCGCCGACCACTACGGCCCCGACCACGTCGCCGACACCGGCGGTATGGACGTCGCCCCGCACCCGCACACCGGACTCCAGACGGTCAGCTGGCTCTTCAGCGGCGAAATCGAGCACCGCGACAGCCTCGGCAGCCACGCCTTCGTACGCCCCGGTGAGCTCAACCTCATGACCGGCGGGCACGGCATCGCCCACACCGAGGTCTCGACCCCCGACACCACGGTCCTGCACGGCGTCCAACTCTGGGTTGCGCTTCCCGGCGAACACCGCCACGCCCCACGCGACTTCCAGCACCACGCGCCCAAGACCCTGCGCGTCGCCGGCGCCGACATCCGCGTCTTCCTCGGCACGCTCGCGGGCGACACCTCACCGGTGCGTACGTACACCCCGCTGCTCGGCGCCGAGATCGTCCTCGACGCCGGCGTCACCGTCACACTCGACGTCGACCCGGACTTCGAACACGGCCTGCTCGTCGACCAGGGCGACATACGCCTCGACGGCTCCCCTCTGCGACCCGCCGAACTCGGGTACACCGGCCCCGGACGTACCCGGCTGACACTGGCCAACGCCGCCGACCGCCCGGCTCGCGCGATCCTGCTGGGCGGACCGCCCTTCGACGAGGAGATCGTGATGTGGTGGAACTTCATCGGCCGCAGCCACCAGGACATCGTCGAAGCACGGGAGGCGTGGGAGCACTCCTCTGACCGTTTCGGCAGCGTCGACGGCTACCCGGGCGACCGGTTGCCCGCCCCCGCCCTGCCCAACGCCGTCATCGCCCCTCGCAAGAACCCTTCCCGCCAGTGA
- a CDS encoding GNAT family N-acetyltransferase: protein MSEQSPTPVVRRVDTRHRYEILVAEARAGLTAYRDRDDRRVFFHTEIDDAYAGQGLAAILVEQALTDVRASGMRIVPVCPYVAKFLQKHTEFADITDPVTPEVETWLDAQLGR from the coding sequence ATGAGCGAGCAGAGCCCCACCCCCGTCGTCCGTCGCGTCGATACCCGTCACCGTTACGAGATCCTCGTCGCCGAGGCGCGCGCGGGCCTGACCGCGTACCGCGACCGCGACGACCGGCGGGTCTTCTTCCACACCGAGATCGACGACGCGTACGCCGGGCAGGGACTCGCCGCGATCCTCGTCGAGCAGGCCCTGACCGACGTCCGCGCCTCGGGCATGCGGATCGTCCCCGTCTGCCCGTACGTGGCCAAGTTCCTCCAGAAGCATACGGAGTTCGCCGATATCACCGACCCGGTGACCCCCGAGGTCGAGACCTGGCTCGACGCCCAGCTGGGACGCTGA
- a CDS encoding LLM class flavin-dependent oxidoreductase yields the protein MIDVPISALEVAVVESGTRGVETLRETAVFARRLELLGYHRIWYAEHHHSPAIGAFPPVVLIAHAAASTSSIRLGSGGVLAPNHAPLMLAEQFATLAALHEDRIDLGIGRGPGTFDEATARALRRGAGPATDAEYHDDVAAILSFLVDEMALGPLPEPWLLCSSTAGAALAGRLGLPIAVAHHIRPDSTFAVLERYRADFIASRWCEQPRVVVCVEAICAETEREAAWRAGPMDVVKAGLLKGLSDIPFPTPAEAAAHPFTAEERQALAGFRAQQACGTPEAVVGRLAQLAAETGADELMLTTPVYDIDARVRSYDLIKKYCEATKAP from the coding sequence ATGATCGATGTGCCGATATCAGCGCTGGAAGTCGCGGTGGTCGAGTCAGGGACCCGTGGCGTGGAGACCCTGCGGGAGACCGCCGTGTTCGCTCGCAGGCTGGAACTGCTGGGGTATCACCGGATCTGGTACGCCGAACACCACCATTCGCCCGCGATCGGCGCGTTCCCGCCCGTGGTCCTGATCGCTCACGCTGCGGCCTCGACCTCGTCGATCCGGCTCGGGTCGGGCGGAGTGCTGGCGCCCAACCATGCGCCCCTCATGCTGGCGGAGCAGTTCGCCACACTGGCGGCGTTGCACGAGGACCGCATCGACCTGGGTATCGGTCGCGGCCCGGGCACCTTCGACGAGGCCACCGCGCGCGCGTTGCGCCGCGGGGCCGGGCCGGCGACGGACGCGGAGTACCACGATGACGTCGCCGCGATCCTGTCCTTTCTGGTCGACGAGATGGCACTCGGCCCTCTGCCGGAGCCTTGGCTGTTGTGCTCCAGTACCGCGGGCGCCGCCCTGGCTGGGCGACTGGGCCTGCCGATCGCCGTCGCCCACCACATCCGGCCCGACAGCACCTTCGCGGTGCTGGAGCGCTACCGTGCCGACTTCATCGCGTCCCGTTGGTGTGAGCAGCCCCGGGTTGTGGTGTGCGTGGAGGCGATCTGTGCGGAGACGGAGCGGGAAGCGGCGTGGCGAGCCGGGCCCATGGACGTCGTCAAGGCCGGCCTCCTCAAAGGCCTCAGCGATATTCCCTTCCCCACGCCCGCGGAAGCGGCCGCCCATCCGTTCACGGCGGAGGAACGGCAGGCGCTTGCCGGATTCCGTGCCCAGCAGGCATGTGGGACGCCCGAGGCCGTCGTTGGTCGGCTCGCGCAACTGGCCGCCGAGACCGGCGCGGACGAACTCATGCTGACCACACCTGTCTACGACATCGACGCCCGGGTGCGCTCGTACGACCTCATCAAGAAGTACTGCGAGGCCACGAAAGCACCGTGA
- a CDS encoding carboxymuconolactone decarboxylase family protein, translating into MATGKERKVSTTVEVTAVSGATGRVYLDKQSPAAYEALVKSADVVRTTAAEAGLDRILVELVNLRVSQLNGCAFCLDVHTRAALRAGETTRRLGVLAAWRDTELFTERERAALALAEATTHPADALAQERAYEAARAVLDDGAISAVIWVAITINAFNRVSILSKHPVRETGAH; encoded by the coding sequence ATGGCAACAGGCAAGGAGCGCAAGGTGAGTACAACGGTAGAGGTCACGGCAGTCTCCGGGGCCACCGGTCGGGTCTACCTCGACAAGCAGAGTCCCGCCGCGTACGAGGCGCTGGTGAAGAGCGCTGACGTCGTGCGGACGACGGCGGCCGAGGCGGGCCTCGACCGGATCCTGGTCGAGCTCGTCAACCTCCGCGTCTCCCAGCTCAACGGCTGCGCCTTCTGCCTCGACGTGCACACCCGCGCCGCGCTGCGGGCCGGTGAGACCACCCGGCGTCTGGGTGTACTGGCCGCCTGGCGCGACACCGAGCTCTTCACCGAGCGCGAGCGCGCGGCCCTCGCCCTCGCCGAAGCCACCACTCATCCCGCGGACGCACTCGCCCAGGAGCGCGCGTACGAAGCGGCGCGTGCGGTACTGGACGACGGCGCGATCTCCGCTGTGATCTGGGTGGCCATCACCATCAACGCCTTCAACCGGGTGTCGATCCTGAGCAAGCATCCGGTACGGGAGACCGGCGCCCACTGA
- a CDS encoding MSMEG_1061 family FMN-dependent PPOX-type flavoprotein — translation MMIETGTTGMLFDALRADALTSQDQLRELYAQPSPHALRKEIDHLTEQTRALIGCSSLVFIASADADGRADVTPRGGPAGFVSVLDERTLVIPDATGNKRLDTMHNVLQTGRVGLLFLIPGRTTTLRVNGRACISARPELLAQLTPVGKPPVSALVVQVEQVYPHCPKSLMRAHAWEPEQWVPADVQPASAEVTLAQLNLPGLTVEQIEEAEEESLRLRFE, via the coding sequence ATGATGATCGAAACGGGGACGACCGGCATGCTCTTCGACGCTCTCCGGGCGGATGCCCTGACCAGCCAGGACCAGTTGCGCGAGCTCTATGCGCAGCCCAGCCCGCACGCGCTCCGCAAGGAGATCGACCACCTGACCGAACAGACCCGCGCGTTGATCGGCTGTTCCTCCCTGGTGTTCATCGCCAGCGCCGATGCCGACGGCAGGGCGGACGTGACACCGCGCGGAGGCCCGGCCGGTTTCGTCTCCGTGCTGGATGAGCGGACCCTGGTGATCCCCGACGCGACCGGCAACAAGCGACTCGACACGATGCACAACGTGCTGCAGACCGGACGCGTCGGCCTGCTCTTCCTCATCCCCGGCCGCACGACCACGCTGCGCGTCAACGGCCGCGCCTGCATCTCAGCCCGCCCGGAGCTGCTGGCGCAGCTCACGCCCGTCGGTAAACCTCCCGTATCCGCGCTGGTCGTACAGGTCGAACAGGTCTATCCGCACTGCCCCAAATCGCTGATGCGCGCCCACGCCTGGGAGCCGGAGCAGTGGGTGCCCGCCGACGTCCAGCCCGCCAGCGCCGAGGTGACGCTGGCCCAGCTGAACCTGCCCGGTCTGACCGTCGAGCAGATCGAGGAAGCCGAAGAGGAGTCGCTGCGTCTGCGCTTCGAGTGA
- a CDS encoding GDSL-type esterase/lipase family protein, protein MALWWGPRVMFVGGAVLLVVESSRGVPLWELRLALYVFGACSAVFIVRQLWAGHQRGPGGDTPRWLVRAAAFLTAAGVLVLVAHLAGVEGDALPLVGSVLLLLGLGWFVEAWRGAKPGQQRQALLWWGVSLCALTVVTAIAAAFLLPRTKGGLFLSLLIVLGLALFVALPLGLNVLSEWGVRRLRRRSSAAGDGAGVGLVGYLGIAAIVLCVLAVVCLGYLDWVLAAVLLATALVLVLAVVSNTHADVALVLAALCLLAAAPPEHPKSQALLPAGGQRVLVAMGDSYMSGEGASSYFEGTDDGGRNECRRSPSAYAVALATEDRRFDRALFLACSGARTYNVIAKADANLLQVKEGKPGPRIEAQGDEPGTQIDQLTSQASSFRPALVIVALGGNDAGFAILGEACIAPGDCEDQESAFTGNLPKVRKALAATFRSLRKALPADVPIVAVPYPQPLAPVGRCTGVALTKTERDFIHRFVDQVDKTVSDAAAEAKAGVEYLAEMKDSLKDHQLQLCQARKSKAGINFVDIESVNGFAAQRFSPAKWIHNSLHPNERGHKAMRDTFTTWLNNHPVLLQHRTPAPTPHEQATSQALPTPEPECSMTRNAGNPHCQNLIRAWELEQTRVRWPWLVPILLALAVLWVASIAVFSLLPVGEPRPRDPASVA, encoded by the coding sequence ATGGCGCTGTGGTGGGGACCGAGGGTCATGTTCGTCGGCGGCGCCGTGCTGCTCGTCGTGGAGTCGAGCCGCGGAGTGCCGCTCTGGGAGCTGCGACTGGCCCTGTACGTCTTCGGTGCCTGCAGTGCCGTCTTCATCGTGCGACAGCTGTGGGCCGGGCACCAGCGAGGGCCGGGCGGAGACACCCCGCGCTGGCTGGTGCGCGCGGCCGCGTTCCTGACCGCCGCCGGAGTACTGGTACTCGTCGCCCACCTGGCGGGTGTCGAAGGGGACGCCCTGCCGCTGGTCGGCTCGGTCCTGCTGCTGCTCGGTCTGGGCTGGTTCGTCGAAGCGTGGCGGGGAGCCAAGCCCGGCCAGCAGAGGCAAGCCCTCCTGTGGTGGGGTGTGTCCCTGTGCGCCCTGACCGTGGTCACGGCGATCGCAGCTGCCTTCCTGCTGCCCAGGACCAAGGGCGGCCTCTTCCTGTCCCTGCTCATCGTCCTCGGCCTGGCCCTCTTCGTGGCCCTGCCGCTCGGGCTGAACGTCCTGTCCGAGTGGGGAGTGCGCCGACTGCGCCGACGGAGCTCTGCCGCGGGAGACGGCGCCGGTGTCGGTCTCGTCGGGTACTTGGGCATCGCCGCGATCGTCCTGTGCGTCCTGGCCGTCGTATGTCTGGGGTATCTGGACTGGGTACTGGCTGCCGTCCTCCTCGCCACGGCGCTGGTGCTGGTGCTGGCCGTCGTCTCCAACACGCACGCAGATGTCGCCCTCGTCCTCGCGGCGCTCTGCCTGCTCGCGGCGGCTCCCCCCGAGCACCCCAAATCACAGGCCCTCCTTCCCGCCGGAGGGCAGCGCGTGCTCGTGGCGATGGGCGACTCCTACATGTCGGGCGAGGGCGCGAGCAGTTACTTCGAGGGGACCGACGACGGCGGCCGCAACGAATGCCGGCGTTCGCCTTCCGCATACGCGGTAGCACTCGCCACAGAGGACCGGCGCTTCGACCGCGCACTGTTCCTCGCGTGCTCCGGGGCGCGGACCTACAACGTCATCGCGAAAGCCGACGCGAACCTCCTCCAAGTAAAGGAGGGAAAGCCCGGCCCCAGGATCGAAGCGCAGGGCGACGAGCCGGGTACCCAGATCGATCAACTCACCAGTCAGGCATCCTCGTTCCGCCCCGCACTCGTCATCGTGGCGCTGGGAGGCAACGACGCAGGCTTCGCCATCCTCGGAGAAGCGTGCATCGCACCCGGCGATTGCGAGGACCAGGAGTCGGCGTTCACAGGCAACCTGCCGAAGGTACGGAAGGCCCTCGCCGCGACGTTCCGGTCGCTCCGGAAGGCCCTGCCCGCCGACGTGCCGATCGTGGCGGTGCCCTACCCGCAGCCGCTCGCCCCAGTCGGCAGATGTACCGGAGTGGCCCTGACGAAGACCGAACGGGACTTCATCCACCGGTTCGTGGACCAGGTCGACAAGACGGTGTCCGACGCCGCGGCCGAGGCCAAAGCGGGCGTCGAGTATCTGGCCGAGATGAAGGACAGCCTCAAGGACCACCAGCTCCAGCTGTGCCAGGCGAGAAAAAGCAAGGCCGGTATCAACTTCGTGGACATCGAATCCGTCAACGGCTTCGCCGCACAGCGCTTCAGCCCGGCCAAATGGATCCACAACAGCCTCCACCCGAACGAGCGCGGCCACAAAGCCATGCGCGACACCTTCACCACCTGGCTCAACAACCACCCCGTACTGCTGCAACACCGCACGCCGGCGCCCACGCCCCACGAGCAGGCCACGAGCCAGGCCCTGCCGACACCCGAGCCCGAATGCAGCATGACCCGCAACGCCGGGAACCCGCACTGCCAGAACCTGATCCGCGCCTGGGAGCTGGAACAGACCCGCGTGCGCTGGCCGTGGCTGGTGCCCATACTGCTCGCACTTGCCGTCCTATGGGTCGCGAGCATCGCCGTCTTCAGCCTGCTCCCCGTAGGGGAACCGCGCCCCAGAGATCCCGCCTCCGTAGCGTGA